The Euwallacea similis isolate ESF13 chromosome 18, ESF131.1, whole genome shotgun sequence genome contains a region encoding:
- the LOC136414842 gene encoding transcription initiation factor TFIID subunit 6-like, translated as MSRKLDQTIKSARFRPKPDLVLINLSPTVHELSKEEQMYFRKVTEAAFGYNDQIRNECMRQLISDYQITLILPYLCSFIRDTIHCNLVFTDLTLLIYAVRMTKNLLSNNHLDLKPYIHELLPAVLSCALAKKISKYCNDNHWTLRDFSSCVVASICEVYSDELNNMKERVVNLYFSAIRDASKGLTTTYGAIRGLSSFGEAEVERYLLPNVMIISNKIRKALEVAQYGFYLDYQKQLLSEAKHVRNVMVTICAPILLKTRTVSDGGLSYAKEFGYLGKPLYIHVKNLESMKKARTQQAQRMQRFNRFPQDTRSSRVWLSLG; from the coding sequence ATGTCGAGAAAACTGGACCAAACGATAAAATCCGCAAGATTTCGCCCAAAACCGGACCTCGTGCTCATCAACCTCAGCCCCACAGTGCACGAACTCTCCAAAGAAGAACAGATGTACTTCCGTAAGGTAACTGAAGCAGCGTTTGGCTACAATGACCAAATTCGAAACGAGTGCATGAGGCAATTGATCTCCGACTACCAGATTACGTTAATACTCCCTTATCTGTGCTCTTTCATACGAGACACCATTCATTGCAACTTAGTTTTTACCGATTTAACTTTGCTGATTTACGCGGTGCGAATGACCAAGAATCTGTTATCCAACAACCACCTGGACCTGAAGCCGTATATTCACGAGTTGCTGCCTGCAGTCTTGTCGTGCGCTTTGGCGAAGAAGATCAGCAAATACTGTAACGATAATCACTGGACCTTGCGGGACTTCAGCTCCTGTGTCGTTGCCTCGATTTGCGAAGTTTATTCGGATGAGTTAAACAATATGAAAGAGAGGGTggttaatttgtatttttcagcGATTAGAGATGCGAGCAAGGGACTCACGACCACATACGGGGCAATTAGAGGCTTGAGCAGCTTCGGAGAGGCTGAAGTCGAGAGGTATTTACTGCCCAACGTGATGATTATCAGCAACAAGATTCGCAAAGCTTTGGAAGTGGCCCAGTATGGTTTCTATTTGGACTACCAGAAGCAACTGCTGAGTGAGGCGAAGCACGTGCGGAATGTTATGGTGACCATATGCGCCCCTATTTTACTCAAAACCCGGACGGTCAGTGACGGCGGGTTGTCCTATGCGAAGGAGTTTGGCTATTTGGGGAAGCCGCTGTACATTCATGTGAAGAATTTAGAGAGCATGAAAAAAGCGCGTACTCAACAGGCTCAGCGTATGCAGCGATTCAATCGTTTTCCACAAGATACTAGGTCCAGCAGGGTCTGGTTGAGTTTGGGCTGA